GGCTTGCTTTGCCTCTCTCACTTTCTCCTGTCCCTTATCATGAAATTTCGATAAATAGCGAAATATCACTGATTCCGACGGTGTCGTCCTTTTGCGTTCTTTACGAAATCTCTTATCTATTTCTCTTCTCTCCTTTCGACTTAAGTCTTGTTTCAAGGCTTTTCTCATTATCCGGCAAAGACCCTCGTCTCCCTCTAATTTCTCTATATCACTTACGCAATCTCCTCCCATATACAACGGTAACCCTCCTAATGATGTCATCCCTGATTTACTTGCCTCTCTCTCATATTCATATTTCAGTGTCCCTTGTGCCATAATACGTTCACCTCGTTGGTGTTAGTTTTTTGTCTGGTAACTTATTCTAACATCCCGTATCCACGGGTGCCAACGAGGTCTTTTACTTTTTTTGTCGGTGATTCAGGGGATTAGGGCTGTAATTGACAAAACCGTTGGGTTTATGCAATATTCAACTATGATTACAGGGACTATGGAAAGAAATTTAGATTTAACTGAAATCATCAACGGAGAGGAAATCATGGGGCCTAGTCCATTTTTTAAACACCAACGAATTGTCAGTAAATTACATCTTACTATAGGTCAATACGTTAAAAAGAATATGTTAGGAGAGGTACATATATATCCGCTTGATGTAATCTTTGATGAGGGTGTAAACAGGCTACAGCCCGACATTCTTTTTATCAGAAAAGAAAACCTGAGTATTGCCAAGGATTGGATAAGAGGCGTACCGGATATGGTTTGTGAGATAATATCTCCAGGCAGTTATGAAATGGATACTGCGGTAAAGAAGGCTATCTATGAGAAATACAGAGTACCGGAGTACTGGATTGTTATGCCGGAACCTCAAACGATTGAGATATTAACCATTGAAAGCGATAAGTATAAGTTACATTCCGTGGCCGCATTTGAGGGTGTTGTTACATCTAAAGTCATAGAAGGACTTCAAGTTAACGTTAACGATATATTTGAGTAACCTGCATTAGTTTGTTACTTCTGTCCTTTACCTATATGTGGACAATAATCCTTTTCAAATTCGGTATATATAAGAATATGCTATATAGATAAGCTGTCCTGGTTCAGACTGAATTGGACAAATCCCTGAAAGAGTTAGTATATTAAGAAAAAGACATGGGAGCTGGTTATGAAAAGAAGCATCTATATTGACAGTATTGCGCTTGATGAGGCTCAAAATAAATGGTCAAAAGCTATTAAAGAAAAAGGGCTTGACCACCCTCTGGGTTCAGAACTCATAAGTACAACTATTGCCTGTGGTGCTATTACTGCGGAGGCGCTTCCAGCTAAATGTTCGTCCCCCTCTTTTCACTCCTCAGCAATGGATGGCTATGCGGTAAGATTTGAGGAAACATTTGGCGCCAAAGAAACTAATCCCTTACTATTAAAAGTACCCGATGCGGCAGTCTATATAAACACCGGAGAGCCGATTCCAGAGACATTTAACGCTGTTATCATGATTGAGGACATAAACATGGTAACTAATGACAATGAGGACTTTATCGAGATAATCGCTCCTGTAACGCCTTATAAAAATGTAAGAGTGACAGGTGAGGACATTGTGGCAACGGAGCTAATACTGCCTGAAAACCACCGGATACGGCCAATGGATGTTGGAGCGCTGCTTGCGGGGGGTTACACAGAGGTTCCTGTGCGAAAGAAACCAGTCGTAGCCATAATCCCTACCGGTAACGAACTTGTGCCCCCGGATGTTATCCCTGCGCATGGACAGGTGGTGGATTCCAATTCGGTTATGATAAAGGCGATGACAGAGGAGCTTGGCGCTCTCGGTGTGCGATATGACATAGTGCGGGATAACCTATCAGAGCTTAAAGCCGCAATTCTGAAAGGAGTTGAGGAGACCGACATTGTGCTTGTCATAGCAGGCTCATCTGCCGGTAAACGGGATTTCACGAAATTAGCATTAGCCGAACTAGGTGAGGTCATAGTGCATGGGGTTAATATAAAGCCCGGCAGACCACTTCTATTAGGTTTTGCCAATGGCAAACCGGTCATAGGGATTCCCGGCTTTCCGGTCAGCACTTATATAACGTTTAATCTGTTCGTAAAACCGATGATTCTTACGTGGCTTGGAGCTTCAGAAAATGCGGTTGACTCTATAACGGCTGTTAACTCACGTAACATCAGCTCCACCATTGGGCAGGAGGAATTTGTCCGTGTAAAGGTCGGTATGGTGTCGGAGGAGTTTATAGCGACCCCGCTAAGCCGTGGAGCCGGGTCGTTGATGTCTTTAGTTCGGGCGGATGGCATTCTAAGAATACCGGCAATGAGTGAGGGAGTTGGGGCAGGCACAAAGGTTGATATCGAGTTGATTACAACAGTCTCTGAGATAATGGACACGATAGTTTGTATCGGCTCTCATGACAACACACTGGATGTTTTGTTTAATCTGCTAAGGAAACGCAGCACGGGCTATTCGTTATCATCGGCACATGTTGGCTCAATGGGTGGCATAATGGCGATAAAGCGAGGTGAGGCTCACATTGCGGGGACTCATCTTCTGGATGAAGCATCGGCAACCTACAATGTGCCGTTTATAGAGAGATTTCTTGCCGGAGAGGATGTGATTTTAATTAACCTTGTTCACAGAGAACAGGGGCTTATAGTAAAGCGGGGCAATCCAAAGGGGATAACAGCAATCAGCGACCTTAAGCGCCCTGACATTACATTTATAAACCGGCAGGCAGGCACAGGCACACGGCTCTTAACCGATAAGTGTCTCATAGAGGCTGGAATTTCAGCAGATATGTTAAAAGGCTATGACCGCATTGAATATACTCACATGGCAGTAGCATCGGCAGTAGCCTCAGGGGTAGCCGATACCGGAATGGGGATATTGTCGGCAGCTGTTGCGCTTAATCTTGATTTTATACCAGTTACGCAGGAAAGGTACGATTTTCTGATGAAAAAAGAGTCATATAAACTACCCATGGTTGAAGAGTTGCTTGATATAATCAGAAATGATGCGCAATTCAGAGAAATCACCACAAAAATGGGCGGCTACGACATGTCACAAACCGGCAAGGTTATGTACTGTAATTTTTAGCGCAATGGGGTGACACTCCTGTCAAAATTAACTTTTCCAGATAGAGTATATAGCCGGATAAATTATTAATTCAAGAATAGTTGAAGTGACGACTCCTCCGACCATAGGGGCAGCGATTGTTTTCATTACATCAGAGCCAGCACCTGTGCTAAATAGTACAGGTATAAGCCCGGCAAGAATAACACTTACTGTCATAATTTTTGGGCGGATGCGTTTAACCGCTCCGTACATTATACACTCTCTCAGGTCTTCAGCCGTATTAAGCCTGCCCTCTTTTTCCCACTTATCGTGGGCAAGGTCAAGGTACAGAAGCATTACAACTCCGGTTTCGGCGTCAAGCCCGGCAAGGGCTATCATCCCAACCCACACTGCTATGCTCATGTTGATATTCAAAAGATACAGCAGCCAAAACGAGCCAACAAGAGAAAACGGCACCGCTAAGAGCACTATAAATGTTTTTACCACTGATTGTGTATTAAAGTAAATCAAAACAAATATGATAAACACAGTTAGTGGAATCACTGTCTTCAGCCGTTCGAAAGTTTTTACAAGATATTCATACTCGCCACTCCACTTCAGACGATATCCGGACGGTATCTTCACAGCTTTTGCTTTTTCTTTGGCCTTTTCCACGTATCCGCCAACGTCAGAACCTGAGTAATCTATATAGACGTAGGAAACAAGAAGTCCCTCCTCACTTTTAATATTGGTTGGCCCTTTAACGATTTCAATATCAGCAAGCTCACTCATAGGAACCCTTAAGAGTCCGGCAGATTCTGTAACGGTAGTGCCTCCCATTCCTTGCGATGAGAGATTTCTTTTTTGCGGCATCATGACGGGAACAAACACCCGCCCAAGGTCATCAATGCTCTGGCGAAGGTCTCTAAAATACCGCACATTGACCGGATACCGCTCCCTTCCCTCAACCGTGGTTGTTACATTCATGCCGCCTATGGCAGTTTGAATTACCTCCTCCACGTCCTCTACCGTTAAGCCGTATCTGGCGGCAGCCTCTCGTTTAACTTTAAAGTCCAGAAAATAACCAGTCATTACCCTCTCGGCGTACACGCTCCGTGTGCCTGGGAGATCCTTTATTGCCTTTTCGAGGTCGAGTCCGATTTGTTCAATTTGCTCAAGCTTTGGCCCCAGCACTTTAATTCCCACTGTCGTTCGAATCCCCGTGGCCAGCATATCAATCCGCGCCTTAATTGGCATCGTAAAGGAGTTTGACACGCCGGGAATTGAAAGCGCCGAATTCATTTCGTTTTTTATCCCCTCTACTGTCATTCCTTTTCGCCACTGTGATTCCGGTTTAAGGTTAACCACTGTTTCAAACATCTCAACCGGCGCAGGATCGGTTGCGGTCTCAGCTCGCCCGGCCTTGCCAAACACCTGCGCCACCTCTGGGATTGACTTTATTATCCTGTCCTGAAGTTTAATGAGTTTGGCTGATTCTGAAATTGACAACCCCGGCACTGTTACCGGCATGTAAAACAATGTCCCTTCATACAGTGGCGGCATAAACTGAGTTCCCAGTTTTTTATATGGATAGATGGTTAGTACCATTAAAATAACTGCCGCTACGATGACTGATTTTCTGTGTTTTAGTGAAAACCCTGCTACCGGCTCATATATCTTATGAAGCAGCGAGTTAAGTGGATTTTTCTCCTCAGGGCGAATCTTACCTCTGATGAGTAATGTCATAAGAACAGGAGTAAGCGTTACCGCTAAAAACGAGGAAAACAGCATCGCAAACGTTTTAGTGTATGCAAGGGGTTTAAATAATCTGCCAGCTTGATCTTGTAAAGTAAAGACCGGTAAGAATCCCACAGTTATTACAAGTAAAGAGAAAAAAAGCGACGGGCCTACCTCTTTGGCTGCTTCTAATACGACTTCAAATCTGCTTCCCTCTGAGCCATGCGATTCCCACTCATCAAGCTTTTTGTGGGCGTTTTCCACCATTATAATGGAGGCATCCACCATTGCACCTATGGCTATAGCTATTCCGCTTAGACTCATTATGTTTGACGTAACACCAATATAATACATAGCAATGAAAGACATTATTATGGCTACAGGCAGTGTTAGAATCACAACAAGTGCGCTTGGCAAATGAAACAGAAACACTATGCAGACAACGCTCACAGCTATGGATAGCTTTATGATTTCATCCTTAAGCGTATCAATAGCCCTGTTAATGAGCTCAGAGCGGTCATAGGTGACAACAAGTTTAACCCCTTCAGGCAAACTTGGTGCAATATCATTTTTGATTTTTTCTTTAACCCGCTCTATAACGTTTAAGACGTTTTCACCAAAACGCACCACTACGATGCCTGCGGCAGTTTCCCCTTTACCGTCTAGTTCTGCCAAACCGCGGCGAATCTCCGGGCCCAGCCTCACCGACCCTATATCTCTGACATAAACCGGAGTGCCGTTTCCATTTGTACCTACCGGAATGTCTTCAATATCTTTTACGTTTTTAATATAACCGCGTCCTCTTACCATGTACTCAGCCCCGGAGTACTCCACTACACGTCCCTCAACGTCCCTGTTACTTTTCCTTATTGCCTCCATAACTTTATTTAGCGGAAGGTTATAGGCCAATAGCCGGTTAGGGTCAATGCTTACCTGATACTGCTTAACAAAACCACCAACACTTGCCACCTGAGACACTCCGGGCACACTTTCTATGGCAAGTTTAATGTTATAGTCTTGCATGGAGCGAAGTTCGGCAAGATTGTGTTTACCTGAGCCATCAACTAAAGCGTAAGAAAATCCCCAGCCAAGACTTGTAGCGTCAGGGCCTAAAATTGGATTAACATCCTGCGGCAGCTTGCTCCTTACAGTTTGCAGGTACTCAAGTACGCGGCTCCGTGCCCAGTAAATATCCGTACCCTCTTCAAATATCACATATATAAAGGAGCTTCCCAAAAAAGAGTATCCGCGCACGGCTGTAACCTTTGGGGCGGCAAGCAGAGTGGATGTTATCGGGTATGTGACCTGATCCTCTACAAGGTCTGGGCTTCTGCCGCTCCAGTCTGTGTAAATGATCACCTGTGTGTCGCTTAAGTCGGGGATTGCATCCAAAGGAGTACGCTCAAGCGCCCACACGCCCCATATAATCAAAAAT
This genomic interval from Nitrospirota bacterium contains the following:
- a CDS encoding Uma2 family endonuclease; protein product: MSVIQGIRAVIDKTVGFMQYSTMITGTMERNLDLTEIINGEEIMGPSPFFKHQRIVSKLHLTIGQYVKKNMLGEVHIYPLDVIFDEGVNRLQPDILFIRKENLSIAKDWIRGVPDMVCEIISPGSYEMDTAVKKAIYEKYRVPEYWIVMPEPQTIEILTIESDKYKLHSVAAFEGVVTSKVIEGLQVNVNDIFE
- a CDS encoding molybdopterin biosynthesis protein, which codes for MKRSIYIDSIALDEAQNKWSKAIKEKGLDHPLGSELISTTIACGAITAEALPAKCSSPSFHSSAMDGYAVRFEETFGAKETNPLLLKVPDAAVYINTGEPIPETFNAVIMIEDINMVTNDNEDFIEIIAPVTPYKNVRVTGEDIVATELILPENHRIRPMDVGALLAGGYTEVPVRKKPVVAIIPTGNELVPPDVIPAHGQVVDSNSVMIKAMTEELGALGVRYDIVRDNLSELKAAILKGVEETDIVLVIAGSSAGKRDFTKLALAELGEVIVHGVNIKPGRPLLLGFANGKPVIGIPGFPVSTYITFNLFVKPMILTWLGASENAVDSITAVNSRNISSTIGQEEFVRVKVGMVSEEFIATPLSRGAGSLMSLVRADGILRIPAMSEGVGAGTKVDIELITTVSEIMDTIVCIGSHDNTLDVLFNLLRKRSTGYSLSSAHVGSMGGIMAIKRGEAHIAGTHLLDEASATYNVPFIERFLAGEDVILINLVHREQGLIVKRGNPKGITAISDLKRPDITFINRQAGTGTRLLTDKCLIEAGISADMLKGYDRIEYTHMAVASAVASGVADTGMGILSAAVALNLDFIPVTQERYDFLMKKESYKLPMVEELLDIIRNDAQFREITTKMGGYDMSQTGKVMYCNF
- a CDS encoding efflux RND transporter permease subunit, which gives rise to MIAKIIDFSGRNKFVIFLLVTFLIIWGVWALERTPLDAIPDLSDTQVIIYTDWSGRSPDLVEDQVTYPITSTLLAAPKVTAVRGYSFLGSSFIYVIFEEGTDIYWARSRVLEYLQTVRSKLPQDVNPILGPDATSLGWGFSYALVDGSGKHNLAELRSMQDYNIKLAIESVPGVSQVASVGGFVKQYQVSIDPNRLLAYNLPLNKVMEAIRKSNRDVEGRVVEYSGAEYMVRGRGYIKNVKDIEDIPVGTNGNGTPVYVRDIGSVRLGPEIRRGLAELDGKGETAAGIVVVRFGENVLNVIERVKEKIKNDIAPSLPEGVKLVVTYDRSELINRAIDTLKDEIIKLSIAVSVVCIVFLFHLPSALVVILTLPVAIIMSFIAMYYIGVTSNIMSLSGIAIAIGAMVDASIIMVENAHKKLDEWESHGSEGSRFEVVLEAAKEVGPSLFFSLLVITVGFLPVFTLQDQAGRLFKPLAYTKTFAMLFSSFLAVTLTPVLMTLLIRGKIRPEEKNPLNSLLHKIYEPVAGFSLKHRKSVIVAAVILMVLTIYPYKKLGTQFMPPLYEGTLFYMPVTVPGLSISESAKLIKLQDRIIKSIPEVAQVFGKAGRAETATDPAPVEMFETVVNLKPESQWRKGMTVEGIKNEMNSALSIPGVSNSFTMPIKARIDMLATGIRTTVGIKVLGPKLEQIEQIGLDLEKAIKDLPGTRSVYAERVMTGYFLDFKVKREAAARYGLTVEDVEEVIQTAIGGMNVTTTVEGRERYPVNVRYFRDLRQSIDDLGRVFVPVMMPQKRNLSSQGMGGTTVTESAGLLRVPMSELADIEIVKGPTNIKSEEGLLVSYVYIDYSGSDVGGYVEKAKEKAKAVKIPSGYRLKWSGEYEYLVKTFERLKTVIPLTVFIIFVLIYFNTQSVVKTFIVLLAVPFSLVGSFWLLYLLNINMSIAVWVGMIALAGLDAETGVVMLLYLDLAHDKWEKEGRLNTAEDLRECIMYGAVKRIRPKIMTVSVILAGLIPVLFSTGAGSDVMKTIAAPMVGGVVTSTILELIIYPAIYSIWKS